The following coding sequences are from one Pigmentibacter sp. JX0631 window:
- a CDS encoding alkene reductase yields MSNLFDPIKIGDLSLKNRIILAPLTRCRANYERVPNQLMAEYYAKRSEFGLLITEATSVELQGVGYPRTPGIWSDQQLHAWSKITDAVHNKGGLIFLQLWHVGRISDSIYTNSTPVAPSAVKPNARISLIRPEKYFETPRELRQNEIKDIVISFQKAAQNAKKAGFDGVEIHGANGYLLDQFLQSSTNLRNDEYGGSLTKRLKFPLEVTDAVIDVWGSGRVGYHIAPRCDAHDMKDENPIETFSALVSELSKRKIAFICAREHQAQDSIGAKLRKLFDGVYIANEGFTKESAEKIISDGNADAVAFGKLSISNPDLVKKFAENIPLEQPNPKTFYGENKYLFNQAEPMPSQGFYESDKLGYTTY; encoded by the coding sequence ATGTCGAATCTTTTTGATCCAATTAAAATCGGTGATTTGAGCCTAAAAAATAGAATTATTTTAGCACCCCTGACAAGATGCAGAGCAAATTATGAAAGAGTACCTAATCAATTAATGGCAGAATACTATGCTAAGCGAAGCGAATTTGGTTTGCTGATTACAGAAGCTACTTCCGTTGAATTACAAGGAGTTGGTTACCCAAGAACCCCTGGAATTTGGAGTGATCAACAACTCCATGCTTGGAGCAAAATAACAGATGCTGTTCACAATAAAGGTGGTTTAATTTTCTTGCAACTTTGGCATGTAGGGAGAATATCAGATAGTATCTATACAAACTCTACACCAGTAGCACCAAGTGCTGTTAAACCAAATGCTAGAATATCTTTAATTCGCCCTGAAAAATATTTTGAAACTCCTAGAGAATTAAGACAAAACGAAATTAAAGATATCGTGATTTCCTTTCAAAAAGCTGCACAAAATGCTAAAAAAGCCGGCTTTGATGGAGTAGAAATTCATGGTGCAAATGGATATTTATTAGATCAATTTTTACAATCCTCAACAAATTTAAGAAATGATGAATATGGTGGATCTTTGACAAAAAGATTAAAATTCCCATTAGAAGTAACAGATGCTGTGATAGATGTTTGGGGCTCTGGCCGGGTTGGTTATCATATTGCACCGCGGTGTGATGCTCATGATATGAAAGATGAAAATCCTATTGAAACATTTAGTGCTTTAGTATCAGAACTCTCTAAAAGAAAAATTGCATTTATTTGTGCTAGAGAACATCAAGCTCAAGATAGTATAGGCGCAAAATTACGAAAATTATTTGATGGCGTTTATATAGCGAATGAAGGTTTTACAAAAGAATCCGCAGAAAAAATTATTTCGGATGGAAATGCAGATGCTGTTGCTTTTGGTAAACTTAGTATATCTAATCCTGATTTAGTCAAAAAGTTTGCAGAAAATATACCCTTAGAACAACCAAATCCTAAAACTTTTTATGGAGAAAATAAGTATCTATTTAATCAAGCAGAACCTATGCCATCACAAGGTTTTTACGAGAGCGATAAGTTAGGATACACTACATATTGA
- the phnD gene encoding phosphate/phosphite/phosphonate ABC transporter substrate-binding protein: MKLKIFTSIFFSALISNSVVAADQLGSRNNPLKIAIVPSGHATKALDSAKPVAKCIEDKSKIFINIQVPNSYIAVVEAIGAQKVDLAFGDIVSFLIAKNKFGAEPLLQVIRYGTTTYQSAIFVKSTSSINEIKDLEGKKFAFSDASSASSYIYPKILMKKNNKKFAQEVPTGSMDASIIALMQGQVDAAAAYYNPPPISAKEKDGKSEKINDARNKVINIYPNIAKETKVLWLSKPIPNEPVYARKGLSEDLKAKLVPAIAECIKSYPNSINNMQELIPLKKNSTDYDEFVKEVETSGLDIANIFSKK, encoded by the coding sequence ATGAAATTAAAAATATTTACAAGCATTTTTTTTTCTGCTTTAATTTCTAATAGTGTTGTTGCAGCAGATCAATTAGGTTCTAGAAATAACCCTTTAAAAATAGCTATAGTTCCTTCAGGGCATGCTACAAAAGCTCTTGATAGTGCTAAACCTGTAGCAAAATGTATTGAAGATAAATCAAAGATTTTTATTAATATTCAAGTACCAAATAGTTATATTGCCGTTGTAGAAGCTATTGGTGCGCAAAAAGTTGATCTCGCTTTTGGGGATATTGTCAGCTTTCTAATAGCTAAAAATAAATTTGGTGCAGAACCATTATTACAAGTTATTCGCTATGGTACAACAACTTATCAATCAGCAATTTTTGTGAAATCTACTTCAAGTATAAATGAAATAAAAGATCTTGAAGGTAAAAAATTTGCATTTTCTGATGCAAGTTCTGCATCTAGTTATATATACCCAAAAATTTTAATGAAAAAAAATAATAAAAAATTTGCGCAAGAAGTTCCGACGGGAAGTATGGATGCATCAATTATTGCTTTAATGCAAGGGCAGGTAGATGCAGCTGCAGCATATTATAACCCCCCACCAATTTCTGCTAAAGAGAAGGATGGAAAATCTGAAAAAATAAATGATGCACGAAATAAAGTTATTAATATTTATCCAAATATAGCTAAAGAAACAAAGGTTTTATGGTTATCTAAACCAATACCAAATGAACCTGTATATGCGAGAAAGGGATTAAGTGAAGATTTAAAAGCAAAATTAGTCCCTGCTATAGCTGAATGCATTAAGAGCTATCCCAACAGCATTAACAATATGCAAGAGCTCATTCCACTCAAAAAAAATAGCACGGATTATGATGAATTTGTTAAGGAAGTAGAAACTTCAGGATTGGATATAGCAAATATATTTAGTAAAAAATAA
- a CDS encoding MetQ/NlpA family ABC transporter substrate-binding protein has translation MKIAKLIYLIGLSFISIIFSFSVHATDILKVGITAGPMIQVFDVAKKLAKEKYDLEIKTITFADYQIPNEALNSGEIDANIFQTVSFLEQAKARKGYKLAIVGNTFIYPMGVYSRKIKNLNELTDKSVVIIPNDPSNQGRALNLLKTAGIIKIKDGVGELPTPKDISENPKNIVIKSVDAAQAARAVQDVAAAVLNNDFVKNAGFVPADALIKEDPKTAKPYVNVIVVKESDKSKKVFDKLKAVMNSNEVLKKTQELFPGAVPAW, from the coding sequence ATGAAAATTGCTAAATTAATTTATTTGATTGGTTTGTCATTTATTTCAATTATTTTTTCTTTTTCTGTTCATGCAACTGATATTTTAAAAGTAGGTATAACTGCTGGGCCGATGATTCAAGTTTTTGATGTTGCTAAAAAATTGGCAAAAGAAAAATATGATCTTGAAATTAAAACGATTACCTTTGCTGACTATCAAATTCCGAATGAGGCCTTAAATTCTGGTGAAATAGATGCTAATATTTTTCAAACAGTTTCTTTTTTGGAACAAGCTAAAGCAAGAAAAGGATATAAATTAGCCATTGTAGGAAACACTTTTATTTATCCTATGGGAGTATATTCAAGAAAAATTAAAAATTTAAATGAACTAACTGACAAATCTGTTGTAATAATACCAAATGATCCAAGCAATCAAGGAAGAGCATTAAATCTTTTAAAAACTGCAGGAATTATTAAAATTAAGGATGGAGTTGGCGAGTTGCCTACTCCTAAAGACATCAGTGAAAACCCAAAAAATATTGTTATTAAAAGTGTAGATGCTGCGCAGGCGGCGCGTGCAGTTCAAGATGTTGCTGCAGCAGTTTTAAATAATGATTTTGTAAAAAATGCTGGTTTTGTTCCAGCAGATGCTTTAATAAAAGAAGATCCTAAAACAGCAAAACCTTATGTTAATGTTATAGTTGTGAAAGAATCTGATAAATCTAAAAAAGTATTTGATAAATTAAAAGCTGTTATGAATTCTAATGAAGTTTTAAAGAAAACACAAGAATTATTCCCTGGTGCGGTTCCTGCTTGGTAA
- a CDS encoding methionine ABC transporter permease, which yields MFLETLNTLTESTLATIYMVLVAGVCAFIIGLPIAVGLTVTAKGMFYENKIIHKTLSSIVTVGRSVPFVILMVAIIPFTRFIVGSSIGTAAAMVPLSVAAIPFFARIVEGKLASVNKGLIEAAQAMGSSPMQIIFKVLLPEAVPGIANAATILFVSLTEYSAMAGAVGGSGLGNMAIQYGYYQFDTPVMMQALVTLVALVLVIQFTGDFITKKVSH from the coding sequence ATGTTTCTGGAAACTTTAAATACTCTAACTGAATCAACATTAGCTACCATTTATATGGTTTTAGTAGCTGGAGTATGTGCTTTTATAATAGGTCTTCCAATAGCGGTCGGCTTAACTGTTACCGCAAAAGGAATGTTTTATGAAAATAAAATCATTCATAAAACATTAAGTAGTATTGTTACTGTGGGACGTTCTGTACCATTTGTTATTTTAATGGTTGCTATTATTCCTTTTACAAGATTTATTGTAGGTTCATCAATTGGTACAGCAGCAGCAATGGTTCCTTTAAGTGTTGCGGCTATTCCCTTTTTTGCTAGAATTGTTGAAGGTAAATTAGCTAGCGTAAATAAAGGTCTTATTGAAGCAGCGCAGGCAATGGGTTCTTCACCTATGCAAATTATTTTTAAAGTTTTGCTACCAGAAGCTGTTCCTGGAATAGCAAATGCTGCAACAATTTTATTTGTTAGTCTAACAGAATATTCCGCAATGGCAGGAGCTGTTGGCGGTAGTGGATTAGGTAACATGGCTATTCAATACGGTTATTATCAGTTTGATACTCCTGTTATGATGCAGGCATTAGTTACTTTAGTTGCGCTCGTTTTAGTAATTCAATTCACCGGTGACTTTATTACAAAAAAAGTTTCTCATTAA
- a CDS encoding methionine ABC transporter ATP-binding protein — MIKLIGIKKSFNTKNGISYALKGIDLEVAKGEIFGIIGKSGAGKSTLLRTVNLLEKPTAGEVFLDSVNLTSLKESELRNQRRNIGMIFQHFNLLSSANVFKNVALPLEFAGKNKKEIEIRVKYLLEVTGLLDKINHYPHQLSGGQKQRVAIARALASNPKVLLCDEATSALDPETTKSILALLKAINEKFGVTILLITHEMEVVKSICHRVAVIENGSIVENSSMVEMFSNPQAEATKALVRSAFHVTLPQHIEDNLSVAPDKFSSPILKFTFVGDSASESIISGLVKKFDLNVNILQAHIDVINNSPLGIMLCQITGEQHKIKLGIDYLKELKISTEVLGYVSGNFKYSN, encoded by the coding sequence ATGATAAAATTAATAGGAATTAAAAAATCTTTTAATACCAAAAATGGAATTTCCTATGCATTAAAAGGAATAGATTTAGAAGTAGCTAAAGGTGAAATATTTGGAATTATAGGGAAAAGCGGCGCTGGAAAAAGTACTTTACTTCGTACTGTTAACTTATTAGAAAAGCCAACTGCAGGCGAAGTATTTCTTGATAGTGTTAATTTAACTTCTTTAAAAGAATCTGAATTGCGCAATCAAAGAAGAAATATTGGAATGATATTTCAGCATTTCAATCTTCTATCTTCTGCTAATGTTTTTAAAAATGTTGCATTGCCTTTAGAATTTGCTGGAAAAAATAAAAAAGAAATTGAAATAAGAGTTAAATATCTTTTAGAAGTAACTGGTTTATTAGATAAAATAAATCATTATCCACATCAACTCAGTGGTGGACAAAAACAAAGAGTTGCAATAGCTAGGGCTTTGGCTTCTAATCCTAAAGTGTTATTGTGTGATGAAGCTACTTCCGCGCTTGATCCTGAAACAACAAAATCTATTTTAGCATTATTAAAAGCAATAAATGAAAAATTTGGTGTTACAATTTTATTAATTACTCATGAAATGGAAGTTGTAAAAAGTATATGTCATCGTGTAGCAGTGATAGAAAATGGGAGTATTGTAGAAAATTCTTCTATGGTTGAAATGTTTAGCAATCCTCAAGCTGAAGCAACAAAGGCTTTAGTTAGATCTGCTTTTCATGTTACTTTGCCTCAACATATTGAAGATAATCTTTCAGTAGCACCAGATAAATTTTCTTCACCAATTTTAAAATTTACCTTTGTTGGAGATAGTGCAAGCGAATCTATTATATCGGGTTTAGTTAAAAAATTTGATTTAAATGTCAATATTTTACAGGCTCATATCGATGTAATAAATAATTCTCCACTTGGAATCATGTTGTGCCAAATAACAGGTGAACAGCACAAAATTAAATTAGGAATTGACTATTTAAAAGAGTTAAAAATATCTACTGAGGTTTTAGGTTATGTTTCTGGAAACTTTAAATACTCTAACTGA
- a CDS encoding aspartate kinase → MQENSTLPITNQIKNQIIGPVFKFGGTSMGSIERIEHVADLCLKLKPSAIVVSAMSGETNRLVSLANKISERIDVPEYDMLVASGEQVSVSLLSLALRKRGIEPMPMLAPTAGILTDAQFSRANILQVKGEAIKIALEKGLLPVIAGFQGVTEDGQLTSLGRGGSDTSAVAIAAGIGAKECIIYTDVDGVFTTDPRICKKARIIRKINYEEMLEMASQGSKVLHIRSVQLAAKWGIRLVVRNTFSSDEGTEMSTIDEPIEGEIVSGIAASQNEAWIQATCPNSPQFNLSNVFDLLAKKGINVDIINQAEHNNHLKISFTITQTDSNLAMESLKKEFPAITLNLREDVAKISIVGVGMRTHAGVAARMFKTLAKSGIDILLVTTSEIKVGCLILREKVPQAVNALHEEFIPSPE, encoded by the coding sequence GTGCAAGAAAACTCTACACTACCAATCACTAATCAAATTAAAAATCAAATTATAGGTCCTGTTTTTAAATTTGGCGGAACAAGCATGGGCTCGATTGAAAGAATTGAGCATGTTGCCGATCTTTGTTTAAAATTAAAACCTTCCGCAATTGTAGTTTCTGCTATGTCAGGCGAGACCAATAGACTCGTATCTTTAGCGAATAAAATATCTGAAAGAATAGACGTACCAGAATACGACATGCTTGTTGCAAGTGGAGAGCAAGTTTCTGTTTCTTTATTAAGTCTTGCCTTGCGGAAAAGAGGCATTGAACCCATGCCAATGCTAGCTCCCACAGCAGGAATATTAACCGATGCGCAATTTTCAAGAGCTAATATTTTGCAAGTTAAAGGTGAAGCCATCAAAATAGCTTTAGAAAAAGGGTTGCTGCCAGTAATTGCAGGATTCCAAGGCGTTACAGAAGACGGTCAATTAACTTCATTAGGCAGAGGAGGTTCTGATACTTCAGCAGTTGCTATTGCAGCAGGTATAGGAGCCAAAGAGTGTATCATTTATACTGATGTAGATGGGGTTTTTACAACCGATCCAAGAATTTGCAAAAAAGCTCGAATTATTCGCAAAATTAACTATGAAGAAATGCTTGAAATGGCAAGCCAAGGAAGCAAAGTATTGCACATAAGAAGTGTACAACTTGCTGCAAAATGGGGAATTCGTTTAGTAGTTAGAAATACTTTTTCAAGTGATGAAGGAACAGAAATGAGTACAATTGACGAACCAATTGAAGGAGAAATCGTATCAGGAATTGCAGCTTCACAGAATGAAGCTTGGATCCAGGCTACTTGCCCAAACTCTCCACAATTTAACTTATCTAATGTTTTTGATTTACTAGCTAAAAAAGGAATCAATGTTGATATTATCAATCAAGCAGAACACAATAATCATCTAAAAATTAGCTTCACAATTACACAAACAGACTCAAATCTAGCTATGGAATCATTGAAAAAAGAATTTCCCGCCATCACTCTTAATTTAAGAGAAGACGTAGCTAAGATTTCCATAGTTGGTGTTGGAATGCGAACACATGCTGGCGTTGCAGCTAGAATGTTTAAAACTCTCGCAAAAAGTGGAATAGATATTTTGCTAGTAACCACATCGGAAATAAAAGTTGGCTGCCTCATACTTCGGGAAAAAGTACCTCAAGCCGTTAATGCTTTGCATGAAGAGTTTATTCCAAGTCCTGAATAA
- a CDS encoding VC0807 family protein, with translation MENKQRIDNIAKQPTTQPKVKENLFVSIIFYVVIPVFILNKLNTTFDPLKTLIIALIFPLGYGVYDFMKRKQASPIAILGIVSILIKGIFAFYKLDGFWFAIQEAAIPTFLGIFTIASAWVGKPFVNYLIYNENIFKTELLEEKLAANNAQKAFKALIWQITMVFGGAFFLGGVLNYILAINIIVSPAQTEAFNKELAEMTWKGHFVVAIPKMAISMLGIWWFVHRLKKLTGLKAGEILRAE, from the coding sequence ATGGAAAATAAACAAAGAATTGATAACATAGCCAAACAGCCTACAACGCAGCCAAAAGTAAAAGAAAATTTATTTGTTTCAATTATTTTTTATGTTGTTATACCTGTTTTTATTTTAAATAAACTCAATACAACTTTCGATCCTTTAAAAACTCTAATTATTGCCCTTATCTTTCCACTAGGTTATGGCGTTTATGATTTCATGAAGAGAAAACAAGCTAGCCCCATAGCAATATTAGGTATTGTTAGTATTTTAATTAAAGGAATATTTGCGTTTTATAAATTAGATGGATTTTGGTTTGCAATTCAAGAAGCGGCTATTCCTACTTTTTTAGGAATATTTACAATAGCTTCAGCGTGGGTAGGTAAGCCATTTGTTAATTATTTGATTTATAATGAAAATATTTTTAAAACTGAATTATTAGAAGAAAAATTAGCAGCAAATAATGCACAAAAGGCTTTTAAAGCTCTAATATGGCAAATTACAATGGTTTTTGGTGGGGCTTTCTTTTTAGGAGGTGTTTTAAATTATATATTAGCCATCAACATTATTGTAAGCCCAGCGCAGACAGAAGCTTTTAACAAAGAATTAGCTGAGATGACTTGGAAAGGTCATTTTGTAGTGGCCATTCCTAAAATGGCTATTTCAATGTTGGGTATTTGGTGGTTTGTTCATCGGCTAAAAAAGCTGACAGGTTTGAAAGCTGGCGAAATTTTACGTGCTGAATGA
- a CDS encoding class I SAM-dependent methyltransferase — translation MKEFNLEVFNNSNQTQVLTFINNKTKELGFDMASRPETGALLRVLAASKPNGKILEIGTGTGYGTAWLLEGMDENSQLISIEANINVQNVANEILKNDKRVQLLNENGSEFLKKQQLHSFDIIFADAFPGKYELLSETLNLLKPGGIYIVDDMLPQPDWPADHFPLAQSVIENLKKLTNVTSVGLHWSSGLILMVPKFK, via the coding sequence ATGAAAGAATTTAATCTTGAAGTATTTAATAACAGCAATCAGACCCAAGTCTTGACATTTATTAACAATAAAACAAAAGAACTAGGTTTTGATATGGCTTCCCGACCTGAAACTGGGGCTTTACTAAGAGTTCTAGCTGCTTCAAAACCCAATGGTAAAATTCTCGAAATTGGTACAGGCACTGGGTACGGAACAGCTTGGCTGTTAGAAGGAATGGATGAAAATTCTCAACTAATTAGCATTGAAGCGAATATAAATGTACAAAATGTTGCAAATGAAATTCTAAAAAATGACAAAAGAGTTCAATTACTGAATGAAAATGGATCTGAATTTTTAAAAAAGCAGCAATTACATTCTTTTGATATTATTTTTGCAGATGCTTTTCCAGGCAAATATGAATTACTTAGTGAAACTTTAAATCTTTTAAAACCTGGTGGAATTTATATAGTTGATGACATGTTACCTCAACCAGATTGGCCTGCAGATCATTTTCCACTTGCTCAGTCAGTCATAGAAAATTTGAAAAAATTAACTAATGTAACATCAGTAGGATTACATTGGTCCAGTGGACTAATATTAATGGTTCCGAAATTTAAGTAA
- a CDS encoding aminotransferase class V-fold PLP-dependent enzyme gives MKEAYNLIKKIDEEYWKKFRNDFILDPNFIHLSLAIQVSHSIQLNKEIDKYRSMIDKNPDLMRRERHFHTGETITAAAKYLNTSKDLIALTESSTMAMAIVLNGFIFKKDDEIITTDSEHYSLEKLCEYNAVRQNLSIKKFELSKVIKGIKKEQIINGILDKITDKTKLIAISWVNSKYGLKMPIKDIAKKLKKINFSRSENEKILFCVDGVHGFGVEAFQSIHELDVDYFAAGCHKWLFGPRGTAILWASEKGWKRIEPTIPSFEKIAWDIFLSWENKKFKEEELLKSKFCTPGGFKNFEYIWALKYAFENQEKIGKINIYKKIKYLADICKKELIKIKNLELITPLNSELSSGFICFNFTGIEPSSIVKKMYDKNIIIGQSPYKDTCLRITPSIFNTEEEIITACNLLRIIIKEIRNEKR, from the coding sequence ATGAAAGAAGCTTATAATTTAATAAAAAAAATAGATGAAGAATATTGGAAAAAATTCAGAAATGATTTTATTCTTGATCCAAATTTTATTCATTTATCACTTGCAATCCAAGTTTCACACAGTATTCAATTAAATAAAGAAATTGATAAATATAGATCTATGATCGATAAAAATCCTGACTTAATGCGAAGAGAAAGACATTTTCATACTGGAGAAACAATTACTGCTGCAGCAAAATATTTGAATACAAGTAAAGATTTAATTGCTTTGACAGAAAGTTCGACAATGGCAATGGCCATTGTTTTAAATGGATTTATTTTTAAAAAAGATGATGAAATAATTACTACTGATAGTGAGCATTATTCGCTAGAAAAATTGTGTGAATATAACGCAGTAAGACAAAATTTAAGTATAAAAAAGTTTGAATTAAGTAAAGTAATAAAAGGAATTAAAAAAGAACAAATAATAAATGGAATTTTAGATAAAATTACAGATAAAACCAAATTAATTGCAATATCATGGGTTAATTCTAAATATGGATTAAAAATGCCAATAAAAGATATTGCAAAAAAATTAAAAAAAATAAATTTCTCTCGCTCTGAAAATGAAAAAATTCTTTTTTGTGTTGATGGTGTTCATGGATTTGGTGTCGAGGCGTTTCAATCAATCCACGAACTTGATGTAGATTATTTTGCTGCAGGTTGCCATAAATGGCTTTTTGGTCCAAGAGGTACCGCTATTCTTTGGGCAAGTGAAAAAGGGTGGAAAAGAATAGAACCTACTATTCCATCTTTTGAGAAAATAGCCTGGGATATTTTTTTATCATGGGAAAATAAAAAGTTTAAAGAAGAAGAATTACTGAAATCAAAATTTTGCACACCAGGAGGGTTTAAAAATTTTGAGTATATTTGGGCTTTGAAATATGCTTTTGAAAATCAAGAAAAAATTGGAAAAATTAATATTTATAAAAAAATAAAATATTTAGCAGATATTTGTAAAAAAGAGTTAATTAAAATTAAAAATTTAGAACTCATAACACCATTAAATAGTGAATTATCCTCTGGTTTTATTTGTTTTAATTTCACTGGGATTGAGCCATCTTCAATTGTGAAAAAAATGTACGATAAAAATATAATTATTGGTCAGTCACCTTATAAAGATACTTGTTTACGAATAACACCTAGTATTTTTAATACTGAAGAGGAAATTATTACAGCTTGTAATTTGCTAAGAATAATAATTAAAGAGATTAGAAATGAAAAAAGATAA
- a CDS encoding FAD/NAD(P)-binding protein, with protein sequence MKKDNYYDIAIIGGGAQATAFISGIYSNFIKKNIEKKIKIIVIDRIENYGCGKVYNQDYPWLLMNTPSTDLSININDSNDFKKWLQANSKTLELSEKNIEYVPRKIFGFYLKEKLEFFIEELKKKNIEIIKKDSLAKKINLDNYENKVTITLSTNEKIYCNFTVLAKGHDDLNDPYKLKGKKNYIHNPFPAIKHLANFPKDCSIGIIGSNLTAIDIALTLEKLGHKNFYMFSRTGKLPEVKGKYLKSEEPKYANLKNIIRYKNENLTLKDLLKFIRKEMYGHKLDWRETLFSKSKANEKDLFIKKIKLAKEAPTPFNVILGMIPEFAKTWRFVKTSEFNKFMNLYYSKIHQKHGAIPLINAEKIETMLLNNILHIRDNIQLIEKKEDHFLIYSNKEAIKCDFVINASGPLRKVCHENQGLLKELCAKNYINEIDIGGIITNPKNGKILSINKLCEQKILAIGHNAEGTHPFINNFAWILETTNEVSLSLLNEVLYGKV encoded by the coding sequence ATGAAAAAAGATAATTACTATGATATTGCAATTATAGGTGGAGGTGCTCAAGCAACTGCTTTTATTTCAGGAATTTATTCTAATTTTATTAAAAAAAATATCGAAAAAAAAATCAAAATTATAGTTATAGATAGAATAGAAAATTATGGTTGTGGAAAAGTTTACAATCAAGATTATCCATGGCTCTTAATGAATACTCCTAGTACTGATTTATCCATAAATATAAATGATTCTAATGACTTTAAAAAATGGTTGCAAGCTAATTCTAAAACTTTAGAGCTTTCAGAAAAAAATATTGAATATGTTCCACGCAAAATTTTTGGATTTTATTTAAAAGAAAAATTAGAATTCTTTATTGAAGAACTTAAAAAGAAAAATATTGAAATAATAAAAAAAGATTCCCTAGCAAAAAAAATTAATTTAGATAATTATGAAAATAAAGTTACAATAACATTATCAACAAATGAAAAAATTTATTGTAATTTCACAGTTTTAGCCAAAGGGCATGATGATTTAAATGATCCATATAAATTAAAAGGAAAAAAGAATTATATTCACAACCCTTTTCCAGCAATTAAACATCTTGCCAATTTTCCTAAAGATTGTTCAATCGGTATAATAGGGAGTAATTTAACCGCAATTGACATAGCTTTAACATTGGAAAAACTTGGACATAAAAATTTTTATATGTTTTCAAGAACAGGAAAACTTCCTGAAGTAAAGGGGAAATACTTAAAAAGCGAAGAACCAAAATATGCAAATTTAAAAAATATAATTAGATATAAAAATGAAAACCTTACACTAAAAGATCTCTTAAAATTTATAAGAAAAGAAATGTACGGACATAAATTAGACTGGAGGGAAACTCTATTTTCAAAAAGTAAAGCAAATGAGAAAGATTTATTTATTAAAAAAATAAAGTTAGCGAAAGAAGCTCCTACTCCATTTAATGTTATACTTGGGATGATACCTGAATTCGCTAAAACTTGGCGGTTTGTTAAAACTTCTGAGTTTAATAAGTTTATGAATCTCTATTATTCTAAAATTCATCAAAAACATGGTGCTATACCACTAATAAATGCTGAAAAAATTGAAACCATGCTATTAAATAATATACTTCATATAAGAGATAATATTCAACTTATTGAAAAGAAAGAAGATCACTTTTTAATTTATTCAAATAAAGAAGCTATCAAATGTGATTTTGTTATTAATGCCTCAGGCCCTTTAAGAAAAGTATGCCACGAGAATCAAGGACTATTGAAAGAATTATGTGCAAAAAATTATATAAACGAAATTGACATAGGGGGGATTATTACAAATCCAAAAAATGGTAAAATATTAAGTATAAATAAATTGTGTGAGCAAAAAATTTTAGCAATAGGACATAATGCTGAAGGAACGCATCCCTTTATAAATAATTTTGCTTGGATTCTAGAAACAACAAATGAAGTTAGTTTATCGCTGCTGAATGAGGTATTATATGGAAAAGTATAA